From the genome of Capsicum annuum cultivar UCD-10X-F1 chromosome 4, UCD10Xv1.1, whole genome shotgun sequence:
taattttggaaaataatttgCATTATTTATTTGCTACGTTAATGAAATGTCACACTGAAAtttctaatatataaaataatgttgGTAAATAAGTAGCAATCCGtcagttttaatttgtttgttttagtttgactcgacttgtattattttttttcttgagttgggggtctatGTAAGTCTTCCTATACTCTACCCTCTCTAGACCGCACTTTGTAGAATTatactgaatatgttattgttgtttgttgttatCTTTGGCCCACGGGCTGACCCGACCAGCCTTAATCcaggaaattgcatgtcatagacccaaatatgggtggctttagatatttgacctcaataagaaatgtctttaaagaataacctttcttactttttaaatatagtacaagtatcattttacccctctacacctcaaatatatttttaaaacttttcatacttatttgtctctcaaattttattttttattattttcactttttattttttcctttaatttattattctattttttactattttcacttttttatttttctttaattttattatttttactttttatttttttcctttaattttattttcatgttttaattcatttgtctcaaactttattttttttctcttttttcttttttctcaagcattatctatttctttttttttattttttttaattcacttgtctttaacctttatttttcttttattttttatttttatcaattctctttttttcctcatttttctcaaactatatttttattttttcctctcattttttattttctcaatttttttaattcttcatttttttattaatctttattttttttcttgccttttttttctcactcttttttttatttctctattttgtttgatcgtttttttctttttttcagttctctttttttttcttaattttttcaaactttatttttattttttctctcatttttattttcctcaatttttttaattcttcactttttcttgatttttatattttttctttccttttttttctcaatcttttttttatttctctattttgtttgatcgtttttttctgttttctcaacttctattatattttgttaataaataaaaaattagataatccacaaagggattttattttttttgacatcagagcaaatttaagggcatgaattgttgttacgaagttctttgaaaaattttgagataagtcgtgtctctaaggcaagagttgtagaacatcccataaatgaagacataacgtgatagtgtcaactcttagccgtggggcataatttattatttgaagtCCTTGaacaaagtcttgcctctaaggcaagagttgtagaatattccataaataaagacaaaatgtggtagtgtcaactcttgcccttgggacatcatttatagtttgaaagtccttgagctaagtcttgcctctaaggtaatagttgtagacatctcataaataaaaacataacgtggtagagtcaactcttgcccatggggcataatttgtagttcgaaagtccttgagctaattaagttttgcctctaaggcaatagttgtagaatatctcataaatgaaaacataacgtggtaaagtccactcttgcccatggggcataatttgtagttagaaagtccttgagccatgtcttgcctctaaggcaatagttgtagaacatctcataaataaaaatataacgtggtcgagttaactcttgcccatggggcataacttgtagtttgaaagtctttgagccaagtcttgcctttaaggcaagagttgtagaacatctcataaatgaaaacataacgtgatagtatcaactcttgcccatggggcataatttattatttgaaagtacttgaactaagtcttgcctctaaggcaagagttgtagaacatcccataaataaagacataacgtggtagtgtcaactctcgCCCATGGgatataatttgtagtttgaaagtccttgagctaagtcttgtctctaaggcaatagttgtagaacacctcataaattaaaatataacgtggtagaatcaactcttgtccgtggggcataatttgttgtttgaaagtccttcagctaagtcttgcctctaaggcaatagttgtaaaacatctcataaatgaaaacataatgtggtagagtcaactcttgctcatggggcataatttgtagtttgaaagtccttgagctatgttttgcctctaaggcaatagttgtagaatatctcataaatgaaaacataatgtggtatagtcaattcttgcccgtggggcataatttgttgtttgaaagtccttgagccaagtcttgcctctaaaataatagttgtagaatatctcataaattaatgtggtagtgtcaactctcgcccatgggacataatttgtagtttgaaagtccttgagctaagtcttgcctctaaggcaatagttgtagaacatctcataaatgaaaacataacgtggttgagtcaacttttgcccgtggggcataatttgttgcttgaaagtccttaagttaagtctttcctctaaggcaatagttgtagaacatctcataaatcaaaatacaatgtggtagtgtcaactctttcctatgaaacataacttgttgtttgaaagtcataagtcttgcctctacaatgtagtagtgtcaactcttgcccataaaacgtagcttattgtttgaaagtcataaatcttacctttataatgtgatagtgtcaattcTTACTCAGGAGATGTaccttgaatggaagaaatcgaagaaaagaacaaaaataataaaaattgcgaaaaaagaagaaaatgaagaaaaatatttaaaaaaataaaaatcaaagaaaatgtagaagttgagagagaataggaaaaaaataaaggttgataaaaaaaagattaaataaaaataaaggtcgagaaatttaaaaaaaaatcaaagaaaaataaaaagaagttttttttttataaagagaaaatggtctgttaccccccccccccccaacctttagtcgaaatcccaactacacactcaacattttaatgtgacctattacccccctgaactcaTTTTTACCGAATTTCTTACCCCCCCAGTTGCTGACATGTCACTGGACGTGACTACACGCGCCCATAGGCGTGTCAGTtgactttttttcacttttaaatcattatttttttattgccacatcattatttttaataattattattttttcttaataaatattggcttcttcttctattctttttcttcaatggcttcttcttctccttcttcttctttttcttcttcttctattcttcttcttcaatgtcttCAATGGTGCAGCTTCAATGGTGAAATGCCGATGAACAGTGATGGCgccgaaaaattcaaaatttcgtcgacttttttttttgatgaatttcacgTAATTCAATTCAAACATTTTGATTCAACACTTTGATTCAACATTCGATTCAGCTTCACGTAATCAATGGCATTCAACTTTTTTGATTCAACATTCTCACACAATTCGAGTTCTTGGAtgacattgaagaagaagaagaagaagaagaagaagaagaagaagaagaaatgccattaATGAGTTCTCACTTGAACTAAGAACTTCgattcaaaaaacttgaaaaaaattaagaacttgaattcttgaatgaggagatgaggaagatgataaattaatcttaAATATCATTGATTAGTTCTTGGATGCTATGGAAGAAGAAATTCCATTGAACCCgaattaacttgaaaaaatttaagaacttgaattcttaaatgaggagatgatgaagatgataaattaatcttgaatatcattgatgagttcttggatgatattgatgaagaaatttcattgatgggttcttgtatgccattgaagaagaagaagaagaagaagaagaagaagaagaagaagaagaagaagaagaagaagaagaagaagaagaagaattgaagaagaagaactgaaaaagaagaaatgaagaagaagaagaagaaagaaaaataataattgccaTTGATGGTCTCTTgggtgccattgaagaagaacaagaattggaaaagaagaagaattgaagaagaagaagaagaagaagaagaagaagaagaaagaaaaataataattggaaaataataatattaaattattattttttagagtaaaaaaaaaaataatgtgacaATGACGTGGCATGACGTGGCGGAGCGTGCATCACACCATATTTGCAATGACTAGCTATCAGTTTTGGGGGgtttaataattccactttaaaacaGTTCAGGGagataataattccactttaaaatagttcagggggtaataggtcacctttaaaggttgagtgtatagttggaatttgaggtaaaggttgggggggggggggggtaacaGACCACTTTCtcttttataaaagtagacgttgaaagatgtaaagaaaaaaagtaagggttgagaaaaactaaaaagaacaaaaaaaacaggaaagaaaaaataaaaaataaaaataatataaactaaaaaaaagaagttgagaggaaaaaagtaagggttgagaaaattaaaaataaaaagagaaaataaaaaataaaaatcaaagtaatattaaaaagagaaaaaaataaaagttgaaagatataaatattgagttgttatccattatgaggatcatttatgtaatttacccCATTGATCAGgaacaattttgtctaaaaaaataCTAGTTAATAGGTAAGGGCTATTTTAAGgaagcttttttatttggggctaaaatttgaaagtcaccctaatttgggtctatttttgagattcactCGCCTTAATCAAGGCTCAAAGGCCAGCAGGATGACTTTGGTTGGGCCTATTGGCATTAGTTTTAAATCGGCTTAAAAATCACAATCCAACCCTACTGTAATAGTAAGTTGGCTTAGCTTTAAGGGCAAGTCCATTTTGAGGACTCTAATTTTAAGTGTGGGTAGGAGATATTGTTTTGGTGTTTTTTTGTCATACTTATTAGGCAGTTAATAATCTCTCTCAATTTTTTGTTGTGCAACTTTTTTCCTTGAGGGTGGAAGCTTGAACAAGGAAATGTTTTAAGAATTGCggtatattttttaattctttttaggagtagttagggagaaagagaagaaatacaCTTTCGACTATACTACTTTAGTAGTACTTTCTTGTGGTTGCTTGACTATTTATTAAAACAACTGTTTGCAACAATTTTACAGTGatgaataataaattacaattacaaataaaacacaaagaaacaaGAACATTTTATTAATAACGAATATGGGTACAATTCTGTTCCTCCCTTAATTGACTCTCGTGATTTTTtccataattcgagggccgtagcgtatttctcgaacataggaatATGGATCTCGATAATTCGAGGGTCGTAGCGtatttctcaaatatagaaacatggatcttcttgatgtatttgattatcaagaaagaGGATTTTTGATCTATGAATATCCCGAATTTCTGAGATATTCAAGATCCTTCTTTAAGGGAATATTTGCCtctttatataggcataattcaAGGTTTAGGGTAAATTAGACTctaagaactctaacagaatttggattctttttgtaaagtcccacaaattttagatgtctacaaatgccccctgcttcaaggcttgtcgaagtGTACTTGgtgacgagtcttgaagtaccgtAGAGCTTCCATCTTGATGCGGCTGCAGATTTGATGCGGCTACAGATTTACacatatgatttatgatttatgagagaagagatgaagggcagatttggtcccactgggcgtgccagaatttgttttcaacaaattttacagtgatgaataataaattacaatcacaaataaaacataaagaaaCAAGAACATCTTATTAATAACGAATATGGGTACAATTCTGGTCCTCCCTTGATTGATCTCTCATGATTTTATCCATAATTTGAGGGtcgtagcgtatttctcgaacataggaatatggatctccataattcgagggccgtagcgtatttctcgaatatagaaatatggatcttcttgatgtatttgattatcaagaaagaGGATTTTGATCTATGAATATTCCGAATTTCTGAGATATTCAAGATGCTTCTTTAAGGGAATATTTGCCTCTTCATATAGGCATAATTCAGGGTTTAGGGTAAATTAGACTCGAACAGAATTTGaattctttttgtagagtcccacaaattttagatgtctacaacaacaatattttgACACCTAGATTAGGGTAGTGACTTTGTAtataacttatttttattttataattcgcGATGACCTTGTCTGTCGTAAGAGTATGATTGATCCCTTTCGATTGAGACTTGTATTATGAGAGGTGAGCATTTCTTGCATATATTCCATGTTTTGCACCTTAGACTAGAACTAGAACTCGGTCGTTATGTTAGTCAAAAAAAGTAATGAGTATTTCTCTATTTAGAAGACGATAATagatttttttgatgttttggaaattttagcctacttggaTAGTTTCACCACTAGTTAGCCCTTTCAACTTGTGATCTTTCGTTTGGTAGAATATTTTTGTCTTGATCCATTTATTGAATTCCTAATTTTCGCACTCTACTTCCTTGAGAATTGTAGCTTAAACTGTGTTATAACTGTTAAATTTGAAGTAAAGGGATGATCGAGTGCAACGATAGCTACTAAGTGATGAAAGatcttttttaaaagaatatgatATGAAAAAGAATTGCTTGAAAATAATTATGTGTGAAACATTCTTGATATGATGGGAATTACTTCTGAAAATAATTGATGAACAGATGGCTGAAATAATGGGTGCAGAAATCTAAAAAGAGCAAAGTGCTTTGGAAAATTTAACACATTATTATATAGCTTTTTCTATTCATTCCCTAGCCAATATTACAATATGTTAAAGTCCTATTTGATTCAATTCAAGCATACTTAATTAGTATTAATGTACATAATAAATTAACTTATGGTTCTTTGTGCATGCATGTGAATTCTTTTGTGAGCGCATGCATGTGAATTCTTTTGTGAGCGCAAGATTTATATTTGATATGAGTCATTAAATGACAATAGTTTCTTTAATCTGTGTGTACTTACTCGTGTGAGAACACTTGTTTTCATGATAGATAAATAGTGATATAAACAGTCTTTGACAGAGTAGGTAAGCAAGTTTAAATTTGATGAGTTAAAAAGTATATCTTTGAGGCTAGGAGCTTACGAGACTTGGACGTTTGTTGTTTGATCGAGCCTACTTGTGTATCTTGCATGATGATCAAATAACGTACTTGATATTGTAGTTATTGTGTATCCTAATTATTTGTATCAATCAAAATGATGGTATCTGTAAGTTTGATTTATTGAGATATGTTAGTTCAAGAACGAGCATCACAAATCGAAGTGTGAAATGGTGATATTAGGCCAAAAATGCATATATTTAACCACTATTTGCCTCACATTTTAGTAATTTAAATTGTCATTCGAGTATAAATTATATTGTTCTGCgcttaatattatattattgatttataCGAATAAAGCGATATAATGATGAAAATATTTGGATTAAAAAGCAGGGGAAGAGGAAGAAAGAGAATATTAAAATAAAGGGGGACACTGTTAATTTGGTCCTCCAAATGAAAAGATACACTTTGCAGAACAGCATAAAGCTGAAAGTAGAATCGGAAAAAGAAAATGGTCCAAAGGTTTTGGCAGATCAGCCTACAATTACAAATTACAAGACATTTACCAGGTCTAATAGAAACTGCAGTGACATGAAACTCAAGTGTTCCAATCTTTTGTCATCTCTTTAACTTTgacagaataagaaaagaaaaagtaacatTACTCCAAACCCCAAGGTAACTGAACCTCCCTTCCAAAGTAAAAACTTTACAGGAATGTACAAAACAAAAGCATCAACGATGGAGCAATATTACAGGATTCTCCACCTTTCAAGCATATGATCCTATAATCCAGGTTTTTATGGTCAACATAGAAGAGCCATACAACATCATAATTTCGTTGGTTTTCGCTTTTGATAAAACAACCAAGAAAGGGAACTATAGAGATGGAATGTATGTTGAATGATGTCAACGTCTCACCTGCAATGTTTCTCTAATCAATGAAAGGGAGAAACCGGAGTACTGCATATTAAGCTCGGTTTGATTGCGCATAATTCTGATTAGCAAAGGATGCGGTTAGCTTGGAAGCTTTTATCAGAATGTCGCCTCTGCATTAAGAGGCAAGAACAGAGCAGGCTGAAGATCATGCAAACACCTCCCAGCTTCCTTTACAAGAACTTCAGTGTGGCTCTAcagaaaatgaaatataaaagacAACAAATAAAAAGAGAAGCACAAAACAGGAATGAATTTATCAGTGAAAGCATCTGGTACCTCGATCCAAGTTAAAGCTCAGCACGCCAGATTTTGCAGAGGCAGTTCCCTGGTGGCCTGGATTCTATGGCCATTCAACCGCCTCAATAAGGACAAAAGGAAGCTCCATTAACTTGTTAGGATCCGGCTTCCAAGCATATCGGTCTTCTTTAAGCAATTTTCTTACATGCACTGACGAGAGCCTTGTCAAAACATCATTCTACAGCAATTGTTCAGTTGGCGATATCCTAACATATGTCCAGGTCAACACAATGAAGCTCAACTCCAGTTTCGTTTCCAAGGAAAACTCTTCAAGTTAGTTCAAGGTTTATTCCTTTTCATGACTTTCCAAgatttcttcttccttttccaCCTTAACAGTGCCATCTTGTCACATTTCAACTTTCGATATTCTTGGCGATGCTTTAGCCAGGAAGAGTAGTCCTTTCCTTGCTTGCACTCGATAAAATCAGCTAAGTCATCAAAATCAGGGACCTGTCCATCTTGCAGTCTGCACTTAAGAAATATCTTCCCATTGGCAGTTTCCTCTGTCTCctcttcaattgcttcaacatCTTCTTTATTACAAAGCTCAGGGGTGCTTATCGCTGAGCTACCTCCCTTCCTTCTATGTTTATCAGTTAGAGAATAAGGTAAGCATGAGGGGTAAAGGAGGGAGGTGACAGGTAAGCATGAATAAGATAACTATGAAGTATAAAATCATAACCTGCAACAGCTAGAACTTCagtttttaaaagtaaaaatagaagCACCAGAAGTTCAGTACAAATTTCCGAAAGGCTAAACAACTCCTAGACAGGCACAGGAATAAAGTACAAGTGTTAACATGACTAGCATATTGCCTCAACTACTAGGTATCTCCTATACAGGTTTTTTCTTTCCATTGTGGCCTACCTTTTGCCAAGTCTGCATGGATCCCAAGAAATTGTAGGTTCTTCGACAATTTTCTTCCAAGTGATTGTAGGTCTACCTCATCCCTCTTAACACTTAAAGACTGGTGCATCTACGACCGATGCAGGACGACTATACGTGTGTTACTTTAACTTTCTTGCAAATGTGGTCATTTCTTATCTTATCTAATCTTGTATGACCGCATATTCATCTTAGCATTTGTATCTCTACGCAACTCATCTTGTTGGATTTCTAGGACTTAAGCAGCCCAACGTTCACTCCCATATAACATCCAGTATAATACCAGCTTGGTGTCATAATACCAGACAAAAAAGTACAGCCAGATGTACAAAATATAATTCAACCTAAAATATGCCATCAGTTTAATATTGTTGTAGTGTTGGAGCTACATTTTACCTTGAAGTCCCACTATTTCTATGTTTATTGGGCAAATATCCCATGGGATTAAGTTGTTTCTAGGTAACACGACTTTTGAGAAAGCTAATTCCATGTTACATGATCTAAATATCACTTGAAAATTTATCTCTCATCTAAATTTGTGTTTTCCTTGGTTAATTGGCTTTTCACTTGATAGTTCTAGCTCTTATACAAAGATAACTCCCAAGAAAGTAAATTTGAATAAACGATATCTAGACCAAGATAATTATAATCCTAACaaataaaagtttcaaaaattaaaagaaaaatttcagCATATGTTTGTTGCCAGAAAAGATTATCTGCTTGCAAAAATAGATCAAACCATATTAAAGCCAACACACCAACACTTTTAAAGTATTATCAGTTTTCTAATGAGAACAATAGAAAATAATGTTAGGAAAATAAATTGCTTTGTTTTGTAAGTGTCAGAGAAAATAAGGAGTTTGATCAACATAAAAGTTAGATAAAAGGCAGGATCTAGTGAGTTCTCTACATTAGATCTACCTAATGCATAATATGTCCATAAACCTTAGGCCCGAGAGAGGGACTTAAACGTCAATTTAACTTTTTATGTTGAGGTAATATAGGTAATTTAACTTACAACAAAAGTCAAGAAGAAGGCTTATAAGCTAGTCAGTCCGCATGGAAGCTTGAGAGTATATTTGAAGAATGTGAGAATTCAAAACACATGGTACATACATGGGTCTTCATACCAACAAAGTTAGCCATATTTCATGCAAATGCAGACTTAATACAAGAAAGTGGAAGCAAGCAAACATAtggcctcaagttcataaatgatACATGGTAATGGTACTATATCAGTACCTTGAACTTGAACACAGGGTCCTTGCCTTCTGAAACTTTGATGCAACCACAAAGCTAGATCTCTTGTCGACTACAGCCTGTATTAATAACTAACAGCTTGAAATACAGTAATATAAGCCATATATTCTTTCAAGAGGAAAAAGGAATTAAACCTGACCTCCTGGATTCTAACAGCAGATAATCCAGATGAAGAGGAGCCTGGAATTGGATCAACTAGTGACTGGAGTATATCCAAATTACCTTCTTCAAAGATGAATAGATTCAGGACAGCTATAATAGTAAACAAGCAGCCCTTTGCCAAACAATCAAGCCTCTTACAGAAACTGAATGAAAGCAATCCTGAAAAATGCATAAACATCATCTTGGAAACTTTATGCTTCTCAGAATCTATTTCATCCATCTGGCGTAACAAATTTTGGACTGAACTGTATATGCTGAGCTCTCTAAAACAGTCAATTATTCCCAAGATAGAATTGTGTTCCCCACAGGATGAAAAATCTTTCAAAGTTCTTGGACAACCAGAATTCAAGTTGCATCTGAGGGACCAGACAACTTGTAACAAGGAAGAGCTCATTAACTTCAGTGTAGAAACCAGAAGACAAATATCTTCCAGACTTGCATCCACAATTGCATTCTCCTCGAAACTGTCAGAAGCTCTTATAATTAGGCAACTTAAGGTGGACACAATCTCATCTTGGCAGGATTTGTCTAGAAGATACCGACTCTCTTCTACATATGTTACACAAGAACTTATCAGGTCAGATTTCATTTCAaaaaaaagtttaagaaagtGAGTTTGCGATGAATCctcaaacttcaaaattaaattattgatCTCCTTTCTTGTGCTTGCTAATATACACAACTCAAAAAGAGGATGAACGTCCTTCCCTTCTGCACTTTTGGTAGAAGAACGACTAACAAATGAAGACTGGCAGTCAATTTGCAACAGGGACATATGCTTCATGTACAAAGCTACTGATTTTTCAAACAGAGAGAGAAAGAAGTTGAGAGGTCTATGATTTTTCTCAAGGTTTTGCATATCCACCAGCAAAAAGGTGGCCTCATAAATCATTGAAATCAATTGGACTTGCATTAGTTTGGGGACAGACAAAATGATGGGGTTGAGAAGCAACGATATGGCCGCAGTCAGACTCAATTCATGAGCTTTCAGTGAGGATTTGAAATATTCATTGTTTACCAAGAATAATCTGTAAAGATGATCTCCAGACCTATGTTCATCAGACCATGATATTAAGAAGTACCTAGACAATACTTCCATTACTATTCCTATATCTCCCTGACCAGACTGAGGTGTAAATAACATTTCAGCAGAAGAAGCTAGAGAATCAATAAGCTTAAAGTACTGTCTCAACTGTCCATGCACCAGAAGCTCATCCACAAAAACCTGCATATGCATTTCCCATAGTAAGGGCAAATTAAGCAGATTGTCCTAAGCGGAGTACACAACATGTGGCGACGTCAACAGTAAATTACAAGATGTACAACacagaaaaataaagagagataacTAGAAAATTTAACAAAGACTGATGGATGCCACTGATACTGAAACAAGATATCTTATAGATTAAATGAAGTTGCTGGTAATACTTGTACCTCATACACTCCAAAAAGAAATAGATATCTAGAGGCGAAGAACTTCACTTAAGAAACACTGAGAAAGTCCATGACTGTTTAAGAAGTTGTGTATCATACGCACGTTGACTTTGATAGAGttaaagttttgatgaatgattttGTGATTCATTTGCAGGAAGTTAAGGAAAAGGAGAACCAGTCGCAACTCTCATTCAGtactcaaaaaggaagaaaagcaTCTCTAAACACATTACAGAATGTTGTGCATAATTCATGGGTTTTGTCCAAATATATCAAGAGGCATTCCACAAAAAGATCTGCTACTATAAATTGGCCGAAGAAAATCTCCTCAGAAGTACTATCAAAAGGCATATCATTCCAGGAAAGGAGAAAGATCTGTTGCAT
Proteins encoded in this window:
- the LOC107867870 gene encoding uncharacterized protein LOC107867870 yields the protein MHMQVFVDELLVHGQLRQYFKLIDSLASSAEMLFTPQSGQGDIGIVMEVLSRYFLISWSDEHRSGDHLYRLFLVNNEYFKSSLKAHELSLTAAISLLLNPIILSVPKLMQVQLISMIYEATFLLVDMQNLEKNHRPLNFFLSLFEKSVALYMKHMSLLQIDCQSSFVSRSSTKSAEGKDVHPLFELCILASTRKEINNLILKFEDSSQTHFLKLFFEMKSDLISSCVTYVEESRYLLDKSCQDEIVSTLSCLIIRASDSFEENAIVDASLEDICLLVSTLKLMSSSLLQVVWSLRCNLNSGCPRTLKDFSSCGEHNSILGIIDCFRELSIYSSVQNLLRQMDEIDSEKHKVSKMMFMHFSGLLSFSFCKRLDCLAKGCLFTIIAVLNLFIFEEGNLDILQSLVDPIPGSSSSGLSAVRIQEAVVDKRSSFVVASKFQKARTLCSSSRKGGSSAISTPELCNKEDVEAIEEETEETANGKIFLKCRLQDGQVPDFDDLADFIECKQGKDYSSWLKHRQEYRKLKCDKMALLRLSSVHVRKLLKEDRYAWKPDPNKLMELPFVLIEASHTEVLVKEAGRCLHDLQPALFLPLNAEATF